The stretch of DNA CTCGCACACGACACGAGTGAGTTTATACGAAAATAATTCGGACGCAGTCACACACGACAAGATTTTACTGTACGACTTGACGAGTTCTGACGTAGGCATTTTCACTCCTGTGAGGATGAAGTAGGCTACCTTTCGTTGTGGcagaatgtacaaaaaataaaacaaaaagaataGGGTAAAGATATTGGCTTAGTATATAAAACAGCCTGGAATTTCTGTTCTTTTGAATTTCTATTTATGCATTCCGAAATTGCAATATAGGTCTGCTGTGGCGGTGAAGGAATTTCTCTGGCAGTGATTATTCGTGCTAGCGCATATGCGGTTTTACCGTCTTAATATATCATGTTTTTAGTGCCAAGTAAATATCTATATTGCTATTATTAATGTTACATatattgttgcttttttataaatatgaccgttcaaaaaacacattcagtgggcctatttatttatttgtaaatgcagaATGAGGAGCAATGAGGTCAAACGCAAGCTAACGTTACACGTCTTTccatttataattaaattattaagacAACACATCTATAGCcaaatattaatttgtaaaacgaaaataatttaatttaatataagcaCACTGTCTAGGCTTGTTATGTGCAAATGTTCGGTCAATGCGGTGTCTTGAAGTAAAAGTGAGACCGCAGCATTTAAATGCCATACAGAAGGCattgcatattaatatagggcATTTTCACAGTAGGCCTATGTAAATTAATACATTGCAATACAAATATAGTATGAAAAcaaattaatcattatttaaataaagtttcagagatagcctacatttttagtcatttaaatgttCTCATCATTTCAAAACAAGCTAAGGCTACCATATAACTTACACTGGGCTATATCATTTGTTTCTTTGgtcgaaaatatgtaaaacaaaatatatatataccgAACAAGCTCACTTGTTAAAGCAGAAGCTCCATAATAAGATGGGAAACATCGTCTCCGCAtatgatcatcatgtttatgtACTCTCTCTCAATAAATGCATATCTTAGCCTATTAAACATGGACATTCCGTTGCTTTTTTCTGTCGCGACAGCCCTCTTAATATCCAATCATTTATGAAACTACAGCAACTTTGGCACAGCTTGGATTACACAAAAATTGCGACATTCTTTGTACATCCTGTACTGTTTAAACAGTGGAgtctaataatttttatatttatttattacataatttagttggcttattttatgtttacattgtaaataatgataaaacatattaaagaaaaatcaacaagtaaaacaaaaagttttaatATCAAAAAGCCTCGTTTAATGCATTGTGGTAGCACTTGCAGAACAGCGGTATAGCCTAAAACAACTACACTCTCTCCTGTTTCCACACACATCCAAAGCTGTGACCCGACATCACAAAAACACGTATGACAAGTTTTTTCAGGCAAATAAGCTGATCAAGAGTTCGTCACTGAAAGGACCTGTACATATTTGTCATGATGTCCGGTCACCGGAGTGTGTATGTGCGCGAAACATAGCCAGCTATAGAGTAGTCATCAATATTTGAGGTAGCAGTGCTACATTTGTCTTTCTTCTTCTGCTTTTTGtacattctgattggtcaaattCAAGTGCTTTGCCAGATCGTCTCGTACACCCGCACCAACACTACGAATTTATACCGACAGCTcccgaacttttttgacatgtttaaaaattatcGGGAGGTCGTAAGGTGCTCGTAACCTGCTCGGCTCGGCTCGTAATTCCTCTCACACGGTGCGAGCCGCGACCATACGAGCATGAACGATTTGCTCCCGAGGAAaaaaatcgcatgcgagccccTACGACAGCAAAAATCGCACCGTGTACGCCCGCCTTAACTGATCGCCAAGGCAAACTTAATAAGAAGGATAATGCTCTTGAAGGTCCAAGACGATCTGAACGCACATGCCATCCTACAGAGAAGATGCGCGCATATCGTGATGAAGAGGCCAAGAAAAAAGAGAAAAGGTTGTTTGCCATGTACAAACAGTGGAAGCTCCACACACGAAAGGCAAGAGATCAGCTAAAGACTTATATGTCAGAGAGTCAGCTCTGGCCTCTCATCGAAGAGCTTAAGAAAAGTAAAGAAGATGTAAtgaacatttattttgaaattcgAAATCTCACTACACCCTCCACCGACATAAGAAGAAGAGTTGATACGTGTGAATCTGTGACCACAGAAATCATCAACATTGCATACAGCAGAGCTATAGATGAGGAAAGTGGATTTAATGAGCAGCAGGAGAGACACCGCCTTCATGAACTGCTCCGCCACGACTATGCAAAGTCGGTCTATGGATCCGCAGCCTCTTTCATAAGTCACAGCCAGTCCGATCACTACTCCACTACTTCATCCATGACAGCAAAACGTGCGGAGGCAGCAGCTGAACTAGCAGAAAAGGAAGCAAATTATCAGATGCTGCTGGAGGAAGAAAAGCAAAAAGAATCTATAAGAGAGTTAGAGGAGCAACAACGCAAGGCTCTAGAGGTACAAAGGCGTGAGTTGGAGCGATTACAGGCAGCAAAAGAGATACGGGCCGCTCAAGCCAAATTGAAGGTTTATGAAAGGGAGTCTGAACAAAAGGATGCTTTCTATCTCAAAAGGGAACGGAACATGGAACCAAAGAAAGTACCTGTAACTACAGCGCCCCTCTCTCCAGTTGCAACGCCCCATCATACAGACCTACCCTCTCTCACTCAGCTCCTTCAAGACAACATAGCCTTAAATAGGCTTCCTGTTCCTGAGCCATTTGTCTTCAATGGGGATCCCATACAATTTGTTGAATGGAAGGCAGCATTCACTTCACTCATAGACCAAAGGGCAATCACGCCAGCCGAAAAACTATACTACCTGAAAAAGTATGTTGGTGGCCCAGCACGGCAGGCTTTAGATGGCAACTTTTACCGAAATGACAATGAAGCATATCAAGATGCATGGGACAAATTAAACCGTCGCTTTGGCCAGCCATTTGCCATTCAGAGAGCGTTTCGAGAGAAGCTCATCAACTGGCCGAGAATACCATCAAAAGACGCTGAAGGATTGAGACGCTTCTCAGATTTTCTGAATGCTTGTAAAGACGCCATGCCACATGTGAAGGGTCTCGACATATTAAATGATTGGGAAGAAAATCGGAAGCTCGTTCACAAGTTACCGGACTGGGCAGCTTTGCGTTGGAACAGACAAGTCACGCAAAGCCTAAATGAAAATCAAGAATTTCCAAGTTTCAAAGAGTTTGCTAGATTCACGTCGGATGAAGCTGAGATTGCTTGCAATCCCATTACGTCATTTCATGCCCTTCATTCATCAGATTCTTACACTGAGAAGAGAAATCTCAGAGATGTGAAGAGAAACAAGGCTAGTGTGTTTACCACTCAAATAGTCACTGACAATGAAAAACACAAGTCGGAACATAGGAAAGTTAAGACTTCATGCATCTTTTGTCAAGATAATAGACACCAGCTACACGCATGCTACAAGTTTACTGAAATGGTATTGGTTGAGCGACGCAACTATATAAAGGAAAAGAAACTCTGTTATGGATGCCTGAAACCCGGCCACAGCGTGAGAGACTGCCGTCATCGTCTTTTCTGTGACCACTGTAAAGGAAAGCATCCTACAGCCCTGCATGATGACAACTATAAAAGAGAAAGGACTGCATCAGAACCAGAGACAAATATAGGCGCTGCTGCAACGTCACTCAGTATAGCAGGCGTAGGCTCATCAAACACATCTATGGTGATACCAGTTTGGGTTTCATCTAAAAATGACCCAACCACTGAGAAACTCGTCTACGCACTACTCGACACTCAAAGCGATACTACATTCATTGACCAAGAAGTGAGTGATGGTCTTAATGCTGACAAGTATCCAGTGAAATTGAAGTTGACGACTATGAGTGGCAGGGATACGGTGCTCACAAGCGAAGGAGTCTCTGGGCTTCGTGTTAGAGGATATAGTTCTGCAGTTCAAGTTGATCTTCCTGTCACCTACACAAAGGACTGCATTCCTGTCAACCGCTCTCACATTCCCACTTGTGAGACGGCTAAGCAATGGAGTCATCTGGCTGAAATAGCTGATGAAATACAACCACTGAAGGACTGCGTAGTAGGTCTTTTAATCGGCTACAACTGCTCAAGAGCCATGGCACCAAGACAAGTCCTTTTAGGAGGAGATGAGGAACCCTACGCTGTAAGGACTGATTTAGGATGGAGTATTGTAGGGCGCTCACTACATACCCAGGATACATCTAGTTCACACCATCTGTGTCACAGAACTACAGTCAAGGAGCTACCTCCATTAACTCCTACTGACGTCCTTCGCATTCTAGAGTCTGACTTCAAAGATGGCAATGATGACAGCAAAATTGTGTCACAAGACGACATCACATTCCTCAACATACTGGATGAGGgaataaagaaaaatgtgtACGGGCATTATGAAATGCCTCTGCCCTTCAAAACCAGACCCAGCCTGCCTGACAACAAAGGCTCCGCTATGACACGCCTCCTTCACCTTAAAAGGAAATTGCAAAGGGATGAAAGGTATAAGGAACGTTATGTTGAGTTCATGGAGGAAATCATCGAGCAAGGAGATGCTGAGCAGGTCAATGACGGTGGGAGTGAAGGGGAGAGATGGTACATTCCCCATCATGGTGTGCATCATGCAAAAAAGCCAGATAAACTTCGTGTAGTGTTCGACTGCTCAGCCAGATACAAAGGAACAAGCTTAAATGACCACCTCCTCTCTGGGCCTGACATGTTGAACAATTTAAGTGGAGTTCTCATCCGTTTCCGACAGCACCCTGTTGCATTGATGTGCGACATTCAGAAGATGTTCCATCAGTTTCATGTGGTCGAATCTGATCGCAACTTTCTGCGCTTTCTTTGGTGGAAGCAAGGAGATTTGAACTCACAGCCCATCGAGTTTCGCATGAAAGTGCATCTGTTCGGTGCAGCCTCCTCTCCGGGATGTGCAAACTACGGGATGAAACATCTAGCTAAAGAGAATCGCGACATCTACACTCAGGGCTCAAGATTTGTGATGAGGGACTTTTATGTAGACGATGGACTCGCAAGTATCGAAACCACTGAAGATGCTATTCAGCTTGCCAGGGAAGCACGTGAACTCTGTGCCATGGGCGGTCTCCGACTACATAAGTTTGTGTCTAATGACAGAAAGGTATTAGAGAGTATACCACTCTCTGAACGAGCCAATAACGTGAAGGATATGGATCTCTCATTTGATGAATTGCCACTTGAGAGAGCTCTCGGGATTCAATGGGATGTGGAGTCTGACCGCTTCAAGCTTAACGTCAGCCTCAAAGAACAGCCTGCAACACGACGCGGCATTTTATCTACAGTGGCTTCTCTGTACGATCCTCTTGGGTTTGTGGCGCCAGTCGTCCTCAAAGCAAAGGTAATTCTTCAGGAGATGTGCAGACGAGGTACTGGCTGGGACGATCTTCTCACTGATGAGCTTCGACCAAAATGGGAACAATGGAGAAGTGATCTTGCCCAATTAGATCATTTCACCATATCCCGTACCTACTCACCTGCTGGATTTGGAAGGGTCTCCAAGACAGAGCTGCATCACTTTTCTGATGCCAGCATGAAGGGTTATGGCCAGTGTTCATACCTGCGACTTCAAAATGAAGAGGGAGATATTCATTGTGCTTTAGTTGTAGGAAAATCACGTGTTTCTCCAACCAAGATCACAACCATCCCAAGACTAGAATTGACAGCAGCAGTTGTTTCCGTGAAGATAAGCAACATGCTTAAGGAGGAATTGGGATGTATTGACGCAGAGGAGTTCTTCTGGACCGACTCTAAAGTGGTCTTAGGATATATAAGAAACGAAGCACGACGATTCCACACGTTTGTGGCTAACCGGATACAGAAGATTCAGCTAAGCTCAGCCCCACAACAGTGGCGATATGTTCCAACAGATGAGAATCCTGCTGATCATGCTTCCCGGGGCTTGACTGCCAGTGAGTTTTTGTCATCTACCTGGCTCACTGGGCCTAAGTTCTTATGGAACAAGGAAATAAAGGTGGCTACAGACGAAGTGCCAGAGTTAACAGTCGGAGATCCAGAGGTCAGGAGTGTTCTAGCGCTCATTACCAAAACCACAGAACACGTAAGCCTCGTTGATCGCTTGTCCAAGTTCTCATCCTGGTCGCTGGCTACACGAGCAGTTGCACGCATTCTCCGGCGCGTAAGGAATAACAGATCAAACAATCTTACCACTGTAACAGAACGAGAAGAGGCAGAACATTGCTTAATCAAAATTCTGCAGAAAAATGTGTATCAAGAAGAGTTGAACCTGCTGAGCAAAGGAATCCCTCTACCACGGCACAATCCTTTACATGCTCTTGACCCTTTTCTCCACAACGATGGTGTTCTCAGGGTGGGAGGAAGGTTGTGCAACTCCTCTCTTCCCAATTTCATCAAGCACCCTGCAATCATTCCAAAAGATCATCACATCACAAGGATGATTATTGCCTATAACCATGAGAAGATGAAACATCAAGGTAAAGGTCTGACACTTAATGAAATAAGGCGCAGTGGCTACTGGATTATAGGAATTAACAGGGCTGTTGCATCCTTCATTCGTCAATGTGTCACCTGTAGACGGCAACGCAGACCTATGGAGGAGCAAAAGATGGCCGATTTACCTCCTGAACGCTTGGAACCATCCCCTCCTTTCACTTTCTGTGGCATGGACTGCTTCGGGCCATTCCTTACAAAGCAAGGAAGAAAAGAGAACAAGAGGTATGGTCTTCTTTTTACTTGCCTAAGCTCCCGTGCCATTCATATTGAGATTCTTGAAGACATGACGACAGATGCTTTCATCAATGGCCTTCGTTGTTTCATCGCCATACGTGGTTCCGTTCGTCAGATCAAATCTGATCAAGGAAGCAATTTTGTGGGAGCCAAGAATGAGTTCAGAGATGCTCTAAAGGAAGTTGATGCAGACCGTCTTGCTGTATTTCTTGCAAATAAGCAGTGCGACTTTATCATGAACGCACCCCATGCTAGCCATGCAGGAGGGGTGTGGGAAAGACATATAAGGACCGTGAGAAGCGTTCTAAGATCCACTCTTGCCCTTTCCTCTGGTAGACTAAATGATGCTTCGCTGCGAGCCTTTTTCTATGAAGCTATGGCTATAGTCAACAGTCGTCCTTTGACTGTTGACAATCTCAGTGACCCCCATAGCCTCGAACCACTCACTCCTAATCATCTTCTGACAATGAAATCGGTCCAGGCCTTACCTCCTCCTGGTGAATTCGTTAGAGAAGATATTTATGGCAAGAAAAGGTGGAGACATGTTCAATACCTTGCAGAACAGTTTTGGAGTCGATGGCGGAAGGAATATCTGGCCAACATTGCTCTTAGACAACGCTGGCATGCTCCAAGAAGGAATTTACAGGTTGGAGATATTGTAATCCTGAAAGGAGAGGATTTGCACAGGAACGAGTGGAGATTGGGTAGAGTTTCAGAAACCACTACTGACAAAGATGGACTAGTACGGAGAGTTAAACTCCAGCTTGGTGACAGTAAGCTTGGAAAGAAAGGAGAGCGTCTTCACAAGTTGTCAGAAGTTGAGCGCCCCATCCAGAAGCTTGTTCTGTTGCTGGAGTCTTAACTAAATCTGCTCCTTCCCTCTATAGTGCATAATATTACATAGTTGCCGTTAAGTTTACAACTTTGGCATAAGTTGTCTTTGTTCTTATACAGGCTTTGGGAAAGCAATTTTCAGTTGAAATCATTTGTGCTTAATGTTCTCTGTGTATGTTCCATTATTCACTCATGATTGGTGGGAGTGTAACTAACTCTTAAGAAAGAGAAACTAAGGTGATTTTTCTAAGCTCCATTTTATTTAGTCTCCTTTGTTAATGTAATAAGTGCTCTTATCCCGCCCCCTAGTGGAACGTTAATTTCGCACCTAGAAAGGTGGGACCAATTAGTGAGACGCACACACGGAAAAGGAAAGAGCGCATGCTGTTTGAAAAACGCTCTGAAATTGTAAATATCGTTCTAAAAGGTTATCAAATACATGAATGGATAATTTAAGCACCTAGCTGGAACGGGAACAAGGTACTGTGTTTgatttgtttaatgtttatatgtTTTAATATGTGTGTTAATCTATTTGACTGTGAAGAAGTGTTTAAATGTGTTATCATCACTTGTGTCATGCAAAGTTTGTTAACATAAGTTTTTTAACATTGTTAATATTGACTGATGTAATTTATATCTTTTTGTAATATGTTTGTTCATGTTGGATAATGTTTATGTTCGTAAGAGctgattttatgttatttatctgCCCTGTAGC from Paramisgurnus dabryanus chromosome 14, PD_genome_1.1, whole genome shotgun sequence encodes:
- the LOC135718915 gene encoding uncharacterized protein, with product MRAYRDEEAKKKEKRLFAMYKQWKLHTRKARDQLKTYMSESQLWPLIEELKKSKEDVMNIYFEIRNLTTPSTDIRRRVDTCESVTTEIINIAYSRAIDEESGFNEQQERHRLHELLRHDYAKSVYGSAASFISHSQSDHYSTTSSMTAKRAEAAAELAEKEANYQMLLEEEKQKESIRELEEQQRKALEVQRRELERLQAAKEIRAAQAKLKVYERESEQKDAFYLKRERNMEPKKVPVTTAPLSPVATPHHTDLPSLTQLLQDNIALNRLPVPEPFVFNGDPIQFVEWKAAFTSLIDQRAITPAEKLYYLKKYVGGPARQALDGNFYRNDNEAYQDAWDKLNRRFGQPFAIQRAFREKLINWPRIPSKDAEGLRRFSDFLNACKDAMPHVKGLDILNDWEENRKLVHKLPDWAALRWNRQVTQSLNENQEFPSFKEFARFTSDEAEIACNPITSFHALHSSDSYTEKRNLRDVKRNKASVFTTQIVTDNEKHKSEHRKVKTSCIFCQDNRHQLHACYKFTEMVLVERRNYIKEKKLCYGCLKPGHSVRDCRHRLFCDHCKGKHPTALHDDNYKRERTASEPETNIGAAATSLSIAGVGSSNTSMVIPVWVSSKNDPTTEKLVYALLDTQSDTTFIDQEVSDGLNADKYPVKLKLTTMSGRDTVLTSEGVSGLRVRGYSSAVQVDLPVTYTKDCIPVNRSHIPTCETAKQWSHLAEIADEIQPLKDCVVGLLIGYNCSRAMAPRQVLLGGDEEPYAVRTDLGWSIVGRSLHTQDTSSSHHLCHRTTVKELPPLTPTDVLRILESDFKDGNDDSKIVSQDDITFLNILDEGIKKNVYGHYEMPLPFKTRPSLPDNKGSAMTRLLHLKRKLQRDERYKERYVEFMEEIIEQGDAEQVNDGGSEGERWYIPHHGVHHAKKPDKLRVVFDCSARYKGTSLNDHLLSGPDMLNNLSGVLIRFRQHPVALMCDIQKMFHQFHVVESDRNFLRFLWWKQGDLNSQPIEFRMKVHLFGAASSPGCANYGMKHLAKENRDIYTQGSRFVMRDFYVDDGLASIETTEDAIQLAREARELCAMGGLRLHKFVSNDRKVLESIPLSERANNVKDMDLSFDELPLERALGIQWDVESDRFKLNVSLKEQPATRRGILSTVASLYDPLGFVAPVVLKAKVILQEMCRRGTGWDDLLTDELRPKWEQWRSDLAQLDHFTISRTYSPAGFGRVSKTELHHFSDASMKGYGQCSYLRLQNEEGDIHCALVVGKSRVSPTKITTIPRLELTAAVVSVKISNMLKEELGCIDAEEFFWTDSKVVLGYIRNEARRFHTFVANRIQKIQLSSAPQQWRYVPTDENPADHASRGLTASEFLSSTWLTGPKFLWNKEIKVATDEVPELTVGDPEVRSVLALITKTTEHVSLVDRLSKFSSWSLATRAVARILRRVRNNRSNNLTTVTEREEAEHCLIKILQKNVYQEELNLLSKGIPLPRHNPLHALDPFLHNDGVLRVGGRLCNSSLPNFIKHPAIIPKDHHITRMIIAYNHEKMKHQGKGLTLNEIRRSGYWIIGINRAVASFIRQCVTCRRQRRPMEEQKMADLPPERLEPSPPFTFCGMDCFGPFLTKQGRKENKRYGLLFTCLSSRAIHIEILEDMTTDAFINGLRCFIAIRGSVRQIKSDQGSNFVGAKNEFRDALKEVDADRLAVFLANKQCDFIMNAPHASHAGGVWERHIRTVRSVLRSTLALSSGRLNDASLRAFFYEAMAIVNSRPLTVDNLSDPHSLEPLTPNHLLTMKSVQALPPPGEFVREDIYGKKRWRHVQYLAEQFWSRWRKEYLANIALRQRWHAPRRNLQVGDIVILKGEDLHRNEWRLGRVSETTTDKDGLVRRVKLQLGDSKLGKKGERLHKLSEVERPIQKLVLLLES